The following is a genomic window from Campylobacter sp. CNRCH_2014_0184h.
GGATGCTAGAAAGAAAAAGTTTTAAATAATTGACTAAACCCTTAATGGGTTTAGTTTGATATAAAGGTGGGTTGATTAGTAAACTAATTAGCTTAGTAAGACTTTCAAATTTAATTTCTTCAAATTAACAATCTTTTTACAGAATTTACAATATTAAATCACAATTAATTTTTCATTGCAAAAAATATTTTTATAATTACAAAAATATTTTATAGGAGAAAAGCAGTGAAAAGTGTTAAAATAAAAGTTGCTTTGATTGCAAATATCATAGCAATTGTGTGCCTTTTGATTCTAGGAATTGTAACATTTATTTTTGTTAAAGATGCTCTTTTTCAAGAAATTGTTAATTCTGAGCAAAATCGTTTAATTTCTACAAAAAATCTTATGGCTAATTTCAAAGATGATACGTCTGATTCGTTAAAAAAACTAAGCGAAACTATACTTAGACACCCTTATTCTGATTTAAATTCTGCTGAAAAATTAATGGATAACATAGGCTATCAATTAAGATCATTCAGAGATTCTGGTAATTTTCTAGCGGTTTATCTAGCTCAACCAAATGGAGAATTAATAGTAAGTGATCCAGATAGTGATAGCAAAGGCTTAGACTATGGAATTTATGGAAAAGCTGATAATTATGATGCAAGAACAAGAGAATTTTATATAGAAGCAATGAAAAACAATAGCCTATATATCACTCCTTCTTATATTGATGTTACAACAGGTTTACCTTGCTTTACCTATGCCATGCCAATATATAAAGATGGTAATTTTATAGGAGTATTGGCAATTGATGTTTTGGTTAAAGATTTAGAAGATAGTCTTAAACAAATGCCAGGTGCTTCTTTTATTTATGACAAAAATCGTTTTTCATTTGTTTCAACAAATAAAAATTATATTGGAAGCGATCCAAATGTTGCCATTGTAGCAGATGGATTTAGCAAAGTAAAAGATGGTGAACCATTCTTTTATACTAGCAAAGAAGGAAACGAAAGACTTGCAATGTGTGATAACATAGATGGATATACAGTATGTAACATGGCTTATATTGATACAATTTCTCAATCAAGTGAGAAAATAGCCTATATACAAGCCATTATTGTTATTTTTACAAGTATTGCAAGTATTGTTTTACTTTATTTCATCATCTCTTATTATCTATCACCTTTACAAGCTATACAAAATGGTCTTAGTTCTTTCTTTGACTTCATCAATCATAAAACTAAAGATTCTGCTATGATAGATGTTAAAAGCAACGATGAATTTGGAGTAATAGCAAAAGCTATTAATGAAAACATCACTAAAACTAAAAATGCATTAGAACAAGATGCTAAAGCAGTAGAACAATCAGTAGAAACCGTTAGAGAGGTTGAAG
Proteins encoded in this region:
- a CDS encoding methyl-accepting chemotaxis protein; this translates as MKSVKIKVALIANIIAIVCLLILGIVTFIFVKDALFQEIVNSEQNRLISTKNLMANFKDDTSDSLKKLSETILRHPYSDLNSAEKLMDNIGYQLRSFRDSGNFLAVYLAQPNGELIVSDPDSDSKGLDYGIYGKADNYDARTREFYIEAMKNNSLYITPSYIDVTTGLPCFTYAMPIYKDGNFIGVLAIDVLVKDLEDSLKQMPGASFIYDKNRFSFVSTNKNYIGSDPNVAIVADGFSKVKDGEPFFYTSKEGNERLAMCDNIDGYTVCNMAYIDTISQSSEKIAYIQAIIVIFTSIASIVLLYFIISYYLSPLQAIQNGLSSFFDFINHKTKDSAMIDVKSNDEFGVIAKAINENITKTKNALEQDAKAVEQSVETVREVE